In Numidum massiliense, a single genomic region encodes these proteins:
- a CDS encoding MDR family MFS transporter: MDELTTRKKVTIMISIMSTLLFVALNQTIVGTALPKIVADIGGMQYFNWVFTIFMLASSITAILVGKLSDIYGRKPFILIGLGVFTLGAFLNGTSGTIFHLITYRGIQGLGGGMIMSTAFTAVGDLFPPRERGRWQGLMGASFGLASVFGPTLGGYIVDHFHWHWVFWVFLPFGLVAFGLIWWLFPPQAKREGETVDYIGALVLVLTLVPLLLAVSWAGSAYAWLSPVILGLLAASAGAFILFIFIERRAKSPILPLHLFANRIFTISNIVGFMLGVGMFGTIMYMPFFIQGVMGATATASGFMMMAMTLSNVSGSAISGQIVTKTGKYKKLALGGLAIMASGLVAATFLSAGVHPSFVVACLIVIGFGLGTCFPIFTLTVQNAIPHSYLGVATSSAQLFRQLGGAVGVSAMGSIMNALVARQMTNHATTAAELPQLQRQLDELQNPQLLMDHDKLAQLQAGLPSGAQPVVAELIDQLRGALGTALSGVFFTGACVIAVAFVLTLFLKEIKLRTTNR; this comes from the coding sequence TTGGACGAATTGACGACGCGCAAAAAAGTGACGATTATGATTTCGATCATGTCTACGCTTTTGTTTGTCGCTTTAAATCAAACGATCGTCGGGACTGCACTGCCGAAAATTGTTGCCGACATCGGCGGGATGCAGTACTTTAACTGGGTGTTTACGATTTTTATGCTCGCCTCCAGTATTACAGCGATTCTCGTCGGCAAACTGTCGGACATTTACGGCCGTAAACCGTTTATATTGATTGGGCTCGGCGTGTTTACGTTAGGGGCATTTTTGAACGGCACGTCCGGCACAATCTTCCACCTCATTACATATCGCGGCATCCAAGGGTTAGGCGGCGGCATGATTATGTCGACAGCGTTTACAGCAGTCGGGGATCTTTTTCCACCGCGGGAACGGGGACGCTGGCAAGGGTTGATGGGGGCGTCCTTCGGCCTCGCTAGTGTGTTCGGGCCGACGCTCGGCGGCTACATCGTCGATCATTTTCATTGGCACTGGGTGTTCTGGGTGTTTTTGCCGTTCGGATTGGTCGCGTTTGGTCTCATTTGGTGGCTCTTTCCACCACAGGCGAAGCGTGAGGGCGAGACGGTCGATTACATTGGGGCCCTCGTGCTCGTCTTGACTCTTGTCCCGCTGTTGCTCGCTGTTTCGTGGGCGGGGTCTGCCTATGCGTGGTTGTCGCCGGTTATCCTCGGGCTGTTAGCCGCGTCCGCAGGCGCCTTTATACTGTTCATTTTCATCGAGCGGCGGGCAAAAAGCCCAATTTTGCCCCTCCATTTATTTGCGAACCGCATTTTCACGATTTCTAACATTGTCGGGTTTATGTTGGGCGTCGGGATGTTTGGGACGATTATGTACATGCCGTTTTTCATTCAAGGTGTAATGGGGGCCACGGCAACCGCCTCTGGCTTTATGATGATGGCGATGACGCTCAGTAACGTCTCCGGCAGTGCGATTAGCGGGCAAATCGTGACAAAGACTGGGAAGTACAAGAAATTAGCACTTGGCGGATTAGCGATTATGGCAAGTGGGTTGGTGGCTGCGACTTTTTTGAGTGCGGGCGTACACCCGTCGTTTGTCGTCGCGTGTTTAATCGTCATCGGGTTCGGCCTCGGCACGTGTTTTCCGATCTTTACCCTGACGGTGCAAAATGCGATCCCGCACAGTTACCTCGGCGTGGCGACATCGTCCGCCCAACTGTTTCGCCAGTTAGGGGGAGCGGTCGGCGTATCTGCAATGGGGTCAATTATGAACGCGTTAGTGGCGCGGCAAATGACCAACCACGCGACAACAGCTGCCGAGCTGCCGCAGTTACAGCGACAACTTGACGAACTGCAAAACCCACAATTGTTGATGGACCACGATAAGCTGGCTCAACTACAGGCAGGACTTCCGTCCGGGGCACAACCGGTTGTGGCCGAGCTGATCGACCAGTTGCGCGGGGCACTAGGGACCGCGTTAAGTGGCGTGTTCTTCACTGGCGCGTGTGTGATTGCGGTCGCTTTCGTTTTGACGTTGTTTCTGAAGGAAATTAAATTGCGCACGACGAATCGGTGA
- a CDS encoding ABC transporter permease: MNAVNDFKSVFAIQFLRSSGYLVFFTIIQIMISLGIVIGFTYLIPNPNTESILFLATGAPTLILIITGLVILPQQIANAKMEGYIEFMRTWPVNRAVILGADTLTWLLITLPGIAVASVCAHFIFNPGYHVTWTVIPALLLIALTCIGVGYGFSYLLPPQGSMALSQVLIFGALMFSPINFPMDRLPEWLQALHVVLPMYSMAEVMRASLAASSFTAGIGDYINLTIWCVLGYGGAILILSKK; this comes from the coding sequence ATGAATGCGGTAAATGACTTTAAAAGTGTATTTGCCATACAGTTTCTAAGGAGTTCTGGTTATCTAGTGTTTTTTACTATCATTCAAATAATGATCTCCTTAGGGATCGTCATCGGTTTTACATACTTGATACCGAATCCAAATACGGAGAGCATTCTCTTCTTAGCGACGGGTGCCCCGACACTCATATTGATTATTACCGGACTAGTGATCTTGCCGCAACAAATCGCCAACGCAAAGATGGAAGGGTATATCGAATTTATGCGCACGTGGCCAGTGAATCGCGCGGTAATTCTTGGAGCGGACACATTGACGTGGCTGTTAATTACGCTACCGGGGATCGCTGTGGCATCCGTTTGTGCACACTTCATTTTTAATCCAGGATATCACGTGACGTGGACCGTCATTCCGGCTTTACTATTGATTGCCTTAACTTGTATTGGGGTCGGATATGGGTTTTCTTACTTGTTACCTCCACAAGGTTCAATGGCGCTTTCCCAAGTGCTGATCTTTGGTGCGCTTATGTTTTCGCCTATTAACTTTCCTATGGATCGCCTTCCGGAGTGGCTACAAGCGCTTCATGTGGTTCTGCCAATGTATTCAATGGCCGAAGTTATGCGGGCTTCGTTAGCAGCTTCATCTTTTACTGCCGGCATCGGAGACTATATTAATTTGACGATATGGTGTGTGCTCGGTTACGGGGGAGCAATCCTCATTTTATCGAAAAAATGA
- a CDS encoding response regulator — protein MAEDIRVLLIEDDPMVQQVNRLFIEKVDGFRVVGAAANGKEGRAKVAELRPHLVLLDVFMPEEDGVTALGELRKGAYDVDVIAVTAANDTETVKKILRQGVVDYIVKPFTFDRLQQALMQYKHLHQRLEQQETVSQTRLDEVRLPHEGAHTPKKTNRQTLPKGIQRHTLEQIVQYMQRVQEAQSAEEIGDAVGLARVTVRRYLQYLEEANAVTVQLHYGTIGRPVQRYRYVSEDSKPLTREAPVGSDPATSETPEGDTQ, from the coding sequence ATGGCGGAGGACATCCGCGTGCTACTCATTGAAGACGATCCGATGGTGCAACAAGTGAACCGTCTATTTATCGAAAAAGTGGACGGATTCCGCGTCGTCGGTGCTGCCGCCAACGGCAAAGAAGGAAGAGCTAAAGTCGCCGAGTTACGGCCCCACTTAGTGCTTCTCGACGTGTTCATGCCAGAAGAAGACGGCGTTACCGCTCTGGGCGAATTGCGAAAAGGCGCGTACGACGTCGATGTGATCGCCGTCACGGCGGCCAACGACACGGAAACGGTTAAAAAAATATTGCGGCAAGGGGTCGTTGACTACATTGTCAAACCGTTTACGTTTGATCGCTTGCAGCAGGCACTCATGCAATACAAACACCTCCATCAGCGGCTGGAACAGCAGGAAACCGTCTCCCAGACGCGGTTGGACGAAGTGCGCCTACCACACGAAGGCGCTCACACGCCGAAAAAGACAAACAGACAAACGTTGCCCAAGGGGATCCAGAGACACACGCTGGAACAAATTGTACAGTACATGCAGCGCGTGCAGGAGGCGCAGTCGGCAGAAGAAATCGGCGACGCCGTCGGCCTCGCTCGCGTCACCGTGCGTCGCTATTTACAATACTTAGAAGAGGCCAATGCAGTCACCGTGCAACTGCATTACGGGACGATCGGCCGACCGGTGCAACGCTATCGCTACGTTTCCGAGGACAGCAAACCTTTAACACGAGAGGCACCTGTAGGTAGTGATCCTGCAACATCGGAGACACCTGAAGGTGATACACAATGA
- a CDS encoding 3-hydroxyacyl-CoA dehydrogenase family protein translates to MTVIAVVGAGVMGLDVAATLASHKYDVILVDIDQEVLSGAPAAIKRNIRNYRIVSPKVREWDAADILGRITFTRDYERFDQAAWVIENITEDWQAKSKFYEEMSDVCGPDTIFAVNTSCISITKLAACVPYPDKVIGMHFMNPVPLNDTVETIRGFHTSEQTVEAAEKFLRSLGKFPIVVKDSPGFVSNRLSHLFMNEAAFLVQENIAGPQEIDAMFRKGYGHKMGPLETADLIGLDTVVRSLEVLYKDYQDPKFRCCPLLRKMVEAGLLGRKSGRGFYTY, encoded by the coding sequence ATGACGGTAATAGCAGTTGTCGGAGCTGGAGTGATGGGCTTAGATGTGGCCGCCACTCTGGCTTCTCATAAATATGACGTAATTTTAGTGGATATCGACCAAGAGGTGTTGAGTGGGGCACCAGCGGCCATAAAGCGAAACATCCGCAACTACCGCATCGTTTCGCCGAAAGTACGTGAATGGGATGCAGCAGATATTTTGGGACGGATCACGTTTACGAGGGATTACGAACGATTTGATCAGGCCGCTTGGGTCATCGAAAACATTACCGAAGATTGGCAGGCAAAAAGTAAGTTCTATGAAGAAATGAGCGACGTATGCGGGCCAGACACTATTTTTGCAGTTAATACGAGCTGTATTTCGATTACGAAACTGGCCGCTTGCGTGCCCTACCCCGATAAGGTCATCGGCATGCATTTCATGAATCCTGTTCCCCTTAACGATACGGTGGAAACTATTCGCGGCTTTCATACGTCTGAGCAAACCGTTGAGGCCGCCGAAAAGTTTTTGCGGAGCCTCGGGAAATTCCCGATTGTCGTCAAGGACTCCCCTGGATTCGTGTCTAACCGCTTGTCTCACCTATTTATGAATGAGGCGGCATTTTTAGTCCAAGAGAATATCGCTGGACCGCAAGAAATAGACGCTATGTTTAGGAAGGGATATGGCCATAAAATGGGTCCTTTAGAAACGGCTGACCTAATCGGGTTGGATACGGTCGTACGTTCCTTAGAAGTGCTATATAAAGATTATCAAGATCCGAAGTTTCGATGTTGCCCACTCTTAAGGAAGATGGTTGAAGCGGGGTTACTAGGTCGAAAAAGCGGAAGAGGGTTTTACACCTATTAG
- a CDS encoding 4'-phosphopantetheinyl transferase superfamily protein — protein sequence MVKNNFLEIEVTRENKSIPVASVISTYSQVEEQAGWHPFPWLSDSERLVYEGYTAHKRKREYLLGRYAAKKAASVLLGESDYKKISILSGVFNQPVLYHHNNKHNIQVSITHAASKGAAIAFPETHPMGIDIEKVEGKLEDSLKSVMTNEDLTQLYDHLLLNVTGLTLSWSAKEALSKVLRTGFTVSPYLYAIKSMQQMENVYILEFKEFHQYKVVSWFFADYVGSICLPKRSHLKLHRVL from the coding sequence TTGGTTAAAAATAATTTTTTGGAAATAGAGGTTACGAGGGAAAATAAATCGATCCCAGTAGCTAGTGTAATTAGCACTTATTCGCAGGTAGAAGAACAGGCAGGATGGCATCCATTCCCGTGGTTGAGTGACAGTGAACGGTTAGTTTATGAAGGGTACACAGCACATAAAAGAAAGCGAGAATATTTGTTAGGAAGATATGCGGCCAAGAAAGCTGCGAGTGTCCTTCTCGGTGAGAGCGACTATAAGAAAATTTCTATTCTAAGTGGCGTTTTCAACCAACCAGTGTTGTACCACCACAATAATAAACACAACATTCAAGTAAGCATTACGCATGCAGCTAGTAAAGGGGCGGCGATTGCTTTTCCGGAGACTCATCCGATGGGGATTGATATTGAAAAAGTAGAAGGGAAGCTAGAAGACAGTCTTAAATCCGTCATGACGAATGAGGATTTGACGCAACTATACGATCACCTGTTGCTAAACGTGACAGGATTGACTTTATCTTGGAGTGCGAAGGAGGCGCTTTCAAAAGTTTTAAGAACAGGTTTTACAGTTTCACCCTACTTATATGCAATAAAGAGCATGCAGCAAATGGAAAATGTATACATATTGGAGTTTAAGGAATTTCATCAGTACAAAGTAGTCAGCTGGTTTTTTGCCGATTATGTAGGTTCTATATGTCTTCCTAAACGTTCTCACCTAAAATTACATCGTGTGCTTTAA
- a CDS encoding ABC transporter ATP-binding protein, which yields MADIVRTSRLTKVVLGKEIVSEVSMTIEKGEIYGFLGPNGAGKTTFMKILTNLVRPTRGTIELFGEPVQPSSFLYLRRIGSMIEYPIFYEKKTAKENLIIHCDYMGLNDRRAIGETLELVDLEASADAPVHTFSLGMKQRLGIARAILTRPELLILDEPINGLDPAGIKKVIQLFRFLSREHGTTLLISSHMLHEVEQLADTLGVIKDGRMIEEVSMSKIRGKDTAYVELVTPSPKKACVVLDRELKLTCTMASDDTIRINAASYSQNDITKVLIAHDIEIESISKKNKSLEEHFFSLLQQHNKQNSWKGDANDQNNAVGN from the coding sequence GTGGCAGATATTGTAAGAACGAGTCGATTGACGAAAGTCGTTCTAGGAAAGGAAATCGTTTCAGAGGTGAGTATGACGATCGAAAAGGGCGAAATTTACGGCTTTCTCGGTCCGAACGGTGCCGGTAAAACGACGTTTATGAAAATACTGACCAACTTGGTGCGGCCGACGCGAGGAACGATTGAACTGTTTGGCGAGCCAGTCCAACCTTCATCTTTTTTATATTTACGCAGAATTGGTAGCATGATCGAATACCCGATTTTTTACGAGAAAAAGACAGCCAAGGAAAATTTGATTATACACTGCGACTACATGGGGCTTAACGATCGACGTGCGATCGGCGAAACGTTGGAACTCGTTGACCTAGAGGCGAGTGCAGATGCCCCGGTTCACACTTTTTCATTAGGAATGAAGCAGCGCCTTGGCATCGCACGAGCTATTTTAACTAGACCAGAGCTGCTCATTTTGGATGAACCGATCAATGGCTTGGACCCTGCAGGGATTAAAAAGGTCATACAATTGTTCCGCTTTTTAAGTCGAGAACACGGTACCACGTTGCTCATCTCTAGCCATATGTTGCACGAGGTCGAACAGTTGGCAGATACGCTTGGCGTCATTAAGGATGGCCGGATGATTGAAGAAGTATCTATGTCGAAAATTCGCGGGAAAGACACGGCGTATGTTGAATTAGTAACACCTAGTCCGAAAAAGGCGTGTGTTGTCCTCGACCGAGAGCTGAAGCTCACATGTACGATGGCAAGTGATGATACGATTCGCATAAATGCAGCATCGTATTCGCAAAACGACATAACTAAAGTTCTGATCGCACACGACATTGAAATTGAGTCGATTAGTAAAAAGAATAAATCGCTAGAAGAACACTTTTTCAGCCTACTGCAACAGCATAATAAACAGAATAGTTGGAAAGGGGATGCAAATGATCAAAATAATGCAGTTGGAAATTAA
- a CDS encoding ATP-binding protein, producing MKRFRQLPIKWKITVLSCGIVLFSLLIGTIISLGYIAKTKETQLSERSMVTAQLVAQLHTVQEAVTERNAADILQPLAQRIRIINNDDYIIILNMDKIRLTHPNRELLMTPFQGGDEDAAFNEHIYISKAKAREGLIIRAFVPILNERNEQVGVVVVGNRLPTIPELIGELGPQGVVVLVIALAFGLWGAWMLASHIKERTFNMEPEELARTLQEKTATFNAINEGIIAIDAHERITVINDVARHMLGVRGAAVGLRIGDVIPDTRLPEVLQLDEPLLQREFYIQNRLVFSNRIPIKEQGKTIGAVAIFQDKTEVTRLATELTGIQSFVDALRVQNHEYANKLHTIAGLIQLNLNEKALQYIFDLSQEQAQVSQLFRTQIRDESIAGLLLGKISRGNELDVTITVDADSSFTRYPEGIDRHDIVVILGNLIDNAVDAVHAADRKEKKVIVYLGQADDELIISVQDNGKGVDAAVKETMFVRGVSTKAKNGRGIGLFLVKAIVDRVEGDIEMESSIGKGTTISVRLPMWRKRGERDGGGHPRATH from the coding sequence GTGAAGAGATTCAGACAACTGCCGATCAAGTGGAAAATTACAGTGCTTTCATGTGGAATTGTCCTTTTTTCGCTGCTGATCGGTACGATCATCTCCCTCGGGTACATCGCCAAGACGAAAGAAACGCAGTTAAGTGAACGGTCAATGGTCACGGCGCAACTCGTCGCCCAATTGCACACCGTGCAAGAAGCGGTGACAGAGCGAAACGCAGCCGACATTTTGCAACCGCTCGCGCAACGCATTCGCATTATAAACAACGACGATTACATTATAATATTGAATATGGACAAAATCCGCTTGACCCACCCGAACCGAGAGCTACTCATGACTCCGTTTCAAGGTGGGGACGAAGATGCGGCCTTTAATGAACATATTTACATTTCCAAAGCGAAGGCGCGCGAAGGGCTGATCATACGGGCATTCGTGCCGATCCTAAACGAGCGGAACGAGCAGGTCGGCGTCGTCGTCGTTGGCAATCGGCTGCCAACGATCCCCGAACTAATCGGCGAACTCGGCCCGCAAGGCGTCGTCGTCCTCGTCATCGCCCTCGCGTTCGGGCTATGGGGGGCGTGGATGCTCGCCAGTCACATTAAGGAGCGGACGTTTAATATGGAACCGGAAGAGCTCGCCCGCACCTTGCAGGAAAAAACGGCAACGTTCAACGCGATTAACGAGGGCATCATCGCCATCGATGCACACGAACGCATAACGGTGATTAACGATGTCGCGCGGCACATGCTCGGCGTCCGCGGCGCAGCGGTCGGTTTACGTATTGGCGACGTCATTCCCGATACGCGCCTGCCGGAAGTGTTGCAGTTGGACGAGCCGCTGTTGCAACGGGAATTTTACATTCAAAACCGTCTCGTGTTCAGCAACCGCATTCCGATTAAAGAACAAGGTAAGACGATCGGCGCGGTAGCCATCTTTCAAGATAAGACCGAAGTGACGCGGCTGGCGACGGAACTGACCGGGATTCAGTCGTTCGTCGACGCACTACGCGTACAAAACCACGAGTATGCGAACAAATTACACACGATCGCCGGCCTCATTCAACTGAACTTAAACGAAAAAGCGCTGCAATATATTTTTGACCTGTCTCAGGAGCAGGCTCAAGTGTCCCAGCTGTTCCGTACCCAAATTCGGGACGAGAGCATTGCCGGGCTGTTACTAGGCAAAATTAGCCGGGGTAACGAACTGGACGTGACGATCACCGTAGACGCCGACAGTTCGTTTACTCGCTACCCGGAAGGGATCGACCGTCACGATATCGTGGTCATCCTCGGCAACCTAATCGACAACGCCGTCGACGCCGTACACGCTGCCGACCGTAAGGAGAAAAAAGTTATCGTCTACCTCGGCCAGGCAGACGACGAACTAATCATCTCCGTACAAGACAACGGCAAAGGGGTCGATGCTGCTGTCAAAGAAACGATGTTCGTGCGCGGCGTATCTACGAAAGCAAAAAATGGACGAGGTATTGGACTATTCCTAGTCAAAGCAATTGTCGACCGCGTCGAAGGAGACATTGAAATGGAAAGCTCAATCGGTAAAGGGACAACGATTTCAGTACGCCTCCCGATGTGGCGAAAGCGGGGTGAACGAGATGGCGGAGGACATCCGCGTGCTACTCATTGA
- a CDS encoding ABC transporter ATP-binding protein, which yields MVLNVEKVTKVFSNGKTKVVANDNLSFSMQKGEILGLLGHNGAGKTTLVNQILGLLTPTSGEITLLGKSVAESPARARSICSVQPQSQIPLGNLTPAQAVSIMGSMRKGKKSEVRRRMNELFEALDMQGWANTEGEKLSGGIRRLTAFCMAVVVPGEIVILDEPTNDVDPMRRRYLWDTIRKLTDDGTSVILVTHNVLEAEKAVDRVAILHKGKFLSQGTPSEVKSSVSNQIRIEVSLAAEFEEFDIPSFALSSHRKGTRLVFSVEQRSALEVVEWARRRIDEGTVLDYSISPTTLEDVYVELTSDKEAVAV from the coding sequence ATGGTTCTAAATGTCGAAAAAGTAACTAAAGTTTTCTCTAACGGGAAGACCAAAGTAGTAGCCAATGACAATCTTTCATTTAGCATGCAAAAGGGTGAGATCCTTGGGTTGTTGGGTCACAACGGGGCGGGTAAAACGACACTCGTTAACCAGATTTTGGGGTTACTTACCCCGACATCCGGAGAGATCACTTTGTTAGGGAAGTCTGTTGCCGAATCGCCGGCACGAGCTCGGTCAATTTGTTCCGTGCAGCCACAGTCGCAAATACCGCTCGGAAATTTGACTCCCGCACAAGCAGTTTCGATAATGGGTTCGATGCGCAAGGGGAAAAAGAGTGAAGTGAGACGGCGCATGAATGAATTATTTGAGGCTTTAGATATGCAGGGGTGGGCCAATACGGAAGGCGAGAAACTCTCAGGAGGTATCCGTCGACTGACAGCTTTTTGTATGGCGGTCGTCGTTCCGGGTGAGATCGTCATCCTCGATGAGCCGACTAACGATGTCGATCCGATGCGTCGGCGTTACTTGTGGGATACGATTCGCAAGCTTACCGACGATGGCACTTCTGTCATTTTAGTCACTCACAACGTCCTGGAAGCTGAGAAGGCCGTCGACCGAGTGGCCATTTTGCACAAAGGGAAGTTCCTTTCCCAAGGAACGCCTTCTGAAGTGAAAAGCTCCGTTAGCAATCAAATAAGGATTGAGGTAAGCTTGGCTGCCGAGTTTGAAGAGTTCGACATCCCGAGTTTTGCGCTTTCCTCGCATCGCAAAGGTACCCGGTTAGTTTTTTCGGTAGAACAACGTTCTGCTCTCGAAGTTGTTGAATGGGCCAGAAGACGCATCGATGAAGGTACCGTTCTAGACTACTCGATATCGCCAACGACACTCGAAGATGTGTATGTCGAGTTAACCTCGGATAAGGAGGCAGTTGCAGTATGA
- a CDS encoding ABC-2 family transporter permease, which translates to MIKIMQLEIKKAQLGWYVKGAVIANVIILAITALIIFIAQLEVEFFFSDTEEIFIIPGILVRGTFIVFAAVLHVKLVVEEFKNRTIHVMFMYPISRKRLIAAKVLCVVGLTFFTIVLSNVIIMSIVIVANASFQFIAAPITVDMLMGQLVTIVIYAIGATGTSLIPLYFGLRKQSVPVTITSSLVIALLISSHNPVFSIASIIYVPLVLAIVGVHLTLMTVRDVEMADVF; encoded by the coding sequence ATGATCAAAATAATGCAGTTGGAAATTAAAAAGGCTCAGTTAGGTTGGTACGTGAAGGGGGCAGTAATCGCAAACGTCATCATTCTTGCCATAACCGCCCTTATAATTTTCATTGCACAGCTAGAAGTGGAATTTTTCTTTTCTGACACTGAGGAAATATTCATTATCCCCGGTATTCTCGTGCGGGGCACTTTTATTGTATTTGCTGCGGTCCTACACGTGAAACTCGTCGTCGAAGAATTCAAGAACAGGACGATCCATGTCATGTTCATGTATCCGATTAGCCGGAAAAGACTCATTGCAGCTAAGGTGCTTTGTGTTGTCGGTTTGACTTTTTTTACGATCGTTCTTTCAAACGTCATCATCATGTCGATCGTTATTGTCGCGAATGCGTCATTCCAGTTTATTGCTGCACCAATTACGGTTGACATGCTCATGGGACAGTTAGTTACTATCGTGATCTACGCGATTGGTGCAACGGGAACAAGTCTAATTCCTTTGTACTTCGGTCTGCGAAAGCAATCAGTTCCCGTCACGATCACCTCATCGTTGGTGATCGCCTTACTCATTAGCTCGCACAATCCCGTTTTTTCGATTGCCTCTATTATTTACGTACCGCTAGTTCTGGCAATCGTCGGTGTCCATCTTACTTTGATGACGGTTCGGGATGTAGAAATGGCCGACGTGTTCTAA
- a CDS encoding DctP family TRAP transporter solute-binding subunit, producing MKRITAIVSFLLLGILTAVYVGFGFPGGKNDLPIDRELEGLEKKYVIRFSHVVASDSPKGLAANYFADLVSEKTNGWVEVQIFPNGVLYDAQQEFAALKRGDVQMIAPAFSEVMVHDVNWAIMDMPYLFADDDDIRAALDGNIGQLLLESLQAKGYLGLTFWENGFKQPINRECPIRRPEDMNSLRMRIMPSEALADMYTLLGAQPHPAPFNEVYQLLHERSIDGTENTPTNIYTKGFYKEQLYLTVTNHNYLGYVVIVNESFWNGLPRDYRKAVQEALAEVSLKMHSEAVALNRKHLQKLTDSTLDVHVQSAAEKRTWIEALKPLYAKYRALISPDLAAEMKKLQQREQKEQKDQ from the coding sequence ATGAAGCGCATCACCGCCATCGTTTCTTTTCTCCTACTCGGTATTCTTACTGCCGTCTACGTCGGTTTCGGTTTTCCGGGAGGGAAGAACGACCTGCCAATCGACCGCGAATTGGAAGGCCTCGAAAAAAAATACGTGATCCGCTTTAGTCACGTCGTCGCGAGTGACTCCCCGAAAGGGCTCGCGGCCAATTATTTTGCCGACCTCGTCAGTGAAAAAACGAATGGTTGGGTCGAAGTGCAAATTTTCCCGAACGGCGTCCTATACGACGCGCAGCAAGAATTTGCCGCCCTCAAACGGGGAGACGTGCAAATGATCGCCCCTGCGTTTTCCGAAGTGATGGTGCACGATGTCAACTGGGCGATTATGGACATGCCTTACTTATTTGCGGACGACGACGACATTCGCGCCGCCTTGGACGGCAACATCGGGCAGCTGTTGCTGGAAAGCTTACAAGCAAAAGGGTATCTCGGCCTCACTTTTTGGGAAAACGGATTTAAGCAGCCCATCAACCGCGAATGTCCCATCCGCCGGCCAGAAGACATGAACAGCTTGCGCATGCGAATCATGCCGAGTGAGGCGCTTGCCGACATGTATACGCTACTCGGCGCCCAGCCGCACCCGGCACCGTTTAACGAAGTGTACCAACTGCTGCACGAGCGTTCGATCGACGGGACAGAAAACACGCCGACGAACATTTATACGAAAGGCTTCTATAAAGAGCAACTGTATCTAACGGTGACGAACCACAATTACCTTGGTTACGTCGTCATCGTCAACGAGTCTTTCTGGAACGGGTTGCCAAGGGACTACCGCAAGGCTGTGCAAGAAGCGCTTGCAGAGGTTTCGCTCAAGATGCACTCAGAAGCAGTCGCCTTGAACCGCAAACACTTGCAAAAGCTCACCGATTCAACGCTCGACGTACACGTTCAGTCAGCGGCGGAAAAAAGGACGTGGATCGAGGCGCTCAAGCCGCTCTATGCGAAATACCGCGCACTCATTAGCCCAGATCTTGCAGCGGAGATGAAAAAACTGCAACAGCGAGAACAAAAAGAACAAAAAGACCAATAA